In one Takifugu flavidus isolate HTHZ2018 chromosome 9, ASM371156v2, whole genome shotgun sequence genomic region, the following are encoded:
- the lingo2 gene encoding leucine-rich repeat and immunoglobulin-like domain-containing nogo receptor-interacting protein 2: MVDWTSRVMLHTVVSCWQPFLGLAFVAVFVGSTLGCPSRCECSAQSKAVVCHRKRMPTIPDGVPTETRILDLSKNKLTMINPDDFINFPGLEELDLSGNIISYVEPGAFNALFNMHSLSLKSNRIKLIPLGVFAGLTNLTRLDISDNKIVILLDYMFQDLHNLKFLEVGDNDLVYISHRAFSGLSSLEILTLERCNLTVVPTEALSHLHNLVSLHLRYLSISTLHPYSFKKLFRLRHLEIDNWQSLDHVPANTLHGLNLTTLFITNTNLSSFPYQALKHLPYLTHLNLSYNRIRHIEGGMLMELVRLQELHLVQTQLTAIEPYAFQGLRGLKVLNVSHNRLDTLEKGVFQSPEALEVLLIDNNPLVCDCRLMWILQKRLSITFGDSQPECSTPDGIRGTPFREFKETLLSYYVTCTKPKIRENKTQTITVDEGQQAMLRCSAEGTPRPMVSWMSPRRRVFTIRSHGRVSVHNNGTLEIKSAEVQDSGVYLCLASNSAGNDTLMTSLAVKSLGSLYANRSQHYTDPSNATANGTAGVTLGLDLKTILVSTAMGCFTFLGVVLLCFLLLFVWSRGKGKHKNNIDVEYVPRSKSNGTNVDSAEGQAGPRRFNMKMM, encoded by the coding sequence ATGGTCGACTGGACAAGCAGAGTCATGCTGCACACAGTCGTCTCATGCTGGCAGCCGTTCCTGGGACTGGCCTTTGTGGCTGTCTTTGTGGGTTCTACCTTGGGATGTCCATCACGCTGCGAGTGCTCAGCTCAGAGCAAAGCAGTTGTATGTCACCGAAAGCGCATGCCCACTATTCCAGATGGCGTCCCGACAGAGACGCGGATCttggacctgagtaagaacaAGCTGACAATGATCAACCCGGACGACTTCATTAACTTTCCAGGACTTGAGGAACTCGATCTGAGTGGAAATATTATCAGTTACGTTGAACCTGGAGCATTCAACGCCCTTTTCAACATGCACTCGCTCAGTCTCAAGAGCAACCGTATCAAACTCATACCTCTTGGAGTCTTTGCAGGCTTGACAAATCTCACCCGACTGGATATAAGTGACAACAAGATAGTCATTCTACTGGACTACATGTTCCAGGACCTGCACAATCTAAAGTTTTTGGAGGTCGGTGACAATGATCTTGTTTACATTTCTCATCGTGCGTTCAGTGGACTTTCAAGCCTGGAAATACTGACCTTGGAAAGGTGCAACCTTACTGTCGTGCCCACTGAGGCCCTGTCTCACCTGCACAACCTGGTCAGCCTCCATCTGCGATACCTCAGCATCAGTACTTTGCATCCTTACTCGTTCAAAAAGCTGTTTCGTCTGCGCCATTTAGAAATTGACAACTGGCAATCGCTTGACCATGTACCCGCTAACACCCTGCACGGCCTGAACCTGACCACTCTCTTCATAACTAACACCAATTTATCTTCTTTTCCATACCAAGCCTTGAAACATCTGCCCTACCTGACACACCTCAACCTGTCTTACAACCGCATCAGGCACATCGAAGGCGGAATGCTGATGGAACTGGTCCGACTTCAGGAGCTCCATCTAGTTCAAACCCAGCTAACTGCTATTGAACCATACGCATTCCAAGGCCTACGGGGGCTCAAAGTCCTAAACGTTTCTCACAATCGACTGGATACTTTGGAGAAAGGAGTCTTTCAGTCTCCAGAGGCTCTGGAAGTTCTACTAATCGACAACAACCCCTTGGTGTGCGACTGCCGTCTCATGTGGATCCTACAGAAAAGACTTTCCATCACATTCGGGGACTCTCAACCAGAGTGTAGCACACCTGATGGTATTCGCGGCACACCTTTTAGAGAGTTTAAAGAGACTCTGCTCTCCTATTATGTGACATGTACCAAGCCAAAAATCCGGGAGAATAAAACCCAAACCATCACTGTAGACGAGGGCCAGCAGGCCATGTTGCGCTGCAGTGCTGAAGGGACCCCGAGGCCAATGGTTTCCTGGATGTCCCCCCGTCGGCGTGTTTTCACAATTAGGAGCCATGGCAGAGTGAGTGTCCACAACAATGGTACACTGGAGATCAAGTCAGCAGAGGTTCAGGACAGTGGCGTATACCTTTGCCTTGCCTCAAACAGTGCTGGGAATGACACCCTGATGACTTCACTGGCGGTGAAAAGCCTGGGGTCGCTTTATGCCAACAGAAGCCAGCATTACACAGATCCCAGCAACGCCACTGCCAACGGAACGGCCGGAGTGACCCTCGGGTTAGACCTAAAGACCATTTTAGTGTCAACAGCTATGGGTTGTTTTACATTCCTTGGCGTGGTCTTGTTATGTTTCCTACTTCTCTTTGTCTGGAgtagaggaaaaggaaaacataaaaacaacatAGACGTTGAATACGTGCCTCGTTCGAAGTCTAACGGCACTAACGTTGACTCAGCAGAGGGACAAGCCGGTCCTCGCCGCTTCAACATGAAAATGATGTGA